The Nitrospinota bacterium genome segment CCGTGAGAAAGCCCATCACCACCAATGTGCGGCCCAGGGGCTGCTCCACAACCCGCTGCTCTTTGAGGGCCCGCTCGAGCTCCTCGGCGGAGATCAGCCCCTTTTTGATGAGAAGTTCGCCCAGGCGGAGCGCATTGAACGGGCTCCCGGCCATGTAACCATCCCCCCTGTGTGAGCTTATAGCTACGCCTTATTGTAGCAGATGCGCGCCGGGGTTTGCAACGGGAAGGGGAAGGCGGGCGGGCCTAACGACGGCCAGCCTTATGTTTTTTGAGGAGCTTTTGGATGCTTTGGAGCCGCTCGTTGTACAGATCGGTGACGGCGCGGGCGTCGGCTTCGTCGAAGACCACCCGGGGGGTCACCATGACGATGAGCTCGGTCTTTTCCTTCGTTATGACGGTGCGGCCGAAGATGCGCTTAAGTATGGGAATGCGGTTCAGGATGGGGATGCCGGTCAGCGTTTCTCTCCCGGTCTCAGAGATGAGCCCGCCGATGATGAGGGTCTGGTTGTCTTTTACCACGACGCTGGTTTTCGCACTGCGGGTGAGGAAGCTGATTTCCCTATTACCATCTTCCGTTACAAAAATCTCGCCGATTTCGCTCAGCTCCTCCTCGATATCCAGCGTCACATAGCCGTTCTCGTTGATTTTCGGCGTAATCTTGAGCTTCACCCCCACCTTTTTGAACTCGAAGCTGGTTGGTGATATCGGTGTTGGGGTCGGTTGTGGTCTTGGGAATGGGCACCTCCGTCACCACGTTTATCTCCGCCTCCTTGTTCTCGGAGGTGAGGATGCTCGGGCTCGATACGATGTTCAGATTGCCCTCCGAGGCTAGCATATCCAAGGTGGCGATGAACCGTTCGGGGTTGGTGACAAAGAGAGACAGCCCCCCAAGGTCTGTAACCGCTGTGCTCGTAGGAATGGCGGGAGTCGCCACAGGGGAGCCCAGTTGGGCAGCGCTGGCGATTGGTAGCCCCCCTGACCTAACCTTTGATCCTCGGAAGGCGTACTCGAGGCCGAACTCGAAGTCGCCGGTCAGGGTGACCTCCGCGATGAGGGTCTCGATGATGACCTGCTTGGGCTTTCGGTCGAGCTTCTTGATGACCGCCAGGACGTCAGGGTAGTTGACCGGCTTTGTTCGCAAAACTATGGCGTTGGACTCCGTATCGGCGACGACGAAGAGGGAAATCTCCTCAGAGGTGGCGTCGGAGACGACCCGCTCGGCCACCCTGAGCGACGGGGAGGCGCGCGGCGACGTGGCGGCGGCCGGCGGCGGGGCCTCAGCTTTTTTTTCGCCCGCCGTCTCGAGTTGGGCTATGCGCTCAAGCGGAGAGCCGCTCGGAGCCCTGCTCTCGCTTCTTTCGAACTCGGAAGTTGGCCTGGGAGTGGATGGCTGCGGCCTAGCAGGGACGCCCCCGCTCTCCGAAGGAAATAGGCCCTGGAGGATGCCGACGATGTTCTCAGCCGTCCCGTACTGGACGTAATAGACGAAAGTCTGCTCCTCGGCCCGCAGGGTGGGCTGGTCGAGCCGGGAGGTCCATAGATCGATGGCCGAAGCGAGGTCGGGCAGCCCGTTGACGACGAGAAGCGCGTTGAGGCGCGGGACAGGGATGAACTCCAGGGTCGCCGACGCGTCGTCGCCGTAGCCGAGGGCTACGAACATCATTCGGAGCTCAGCGGCCAGGGTCTCGGGGTCGACATAATCCAACGAGTAGAGTTTGGTCTGGATGCGGTCGAAGGCGTCGGTGTCGAGCATCTCAACCAACCGAAGCACCTTTTTGACGTTTCGGGCCGAATCTACGAGGATGAAGCTGTTGGTGCCCTTGATGGGAATCATGGCGGCCGCCTCAGAGATGACCGGCTTTACGACCTCCTGCATTGTGCCCGCCGGGATGAACCGGACTGGTATAACCTGAATAATGAAGCGATCCTCGGCCGGAACGGGAAACGCCCGGCTGCCCATGCGGGTGGCGATTGGAAGCTGACGCGCCTGGGCCACGGGGACCACGCGGTAGAGGTCGCCCACCTGGACCATCGTGAAGCCGTTTACGGCGAGAATCTGCTCCAGCGTCGGCAGCAGCTCGCTTATGGAAATCTTGCCCGCCGTCTGAATGGTGACGGTCCCGCCGACGGCCGGATCTAAAACGTAATTAATGCCTACGAGATCCCCCACCACCCGGATGACGCTGCGGAGGTCCGCCTCGTCGAAGTTCAACACCACCTTGCCCAGGGAGGAGGAGGGCTGGTTGGCCAAGACGATAGCCCCGGCGTGCGGGTCGACGCTCATCGAGGAATAGGTGGCCAGCCTCGAAGGATCGTAGGCGGGCCGGGCCTCAGCGAACGATGCGGCAGGAGGGCCGGAATAGGCGGCCGTCGACGGCCCGAAGTCAGGCAGCGGAGGCCTCAGCAGATCGGGGTAGAATGAACTGGGGACGAGGGGCCTGGACGATTCAAACGCCGGTGCGGGAGGTCTCAGAAGATCGGGGTAGTATGACCGAGGAATTGGAGCCGTAATCTCGCCCGGTGCGTTTGCCGCGAGCAGCGCGTACAGCGAATTGTCGGGCCCCGACCGCCAGGGCAACGGCCACCGACTGCACCCGACGACGAGGAGGGCTACGGCTGCCCACGCTAAAGGGCGGGACCACGCGCTAAGAGCGCCGCGGACCGGGAGACGCGCCCGTGGGAGAGTCTTCTTACTCACTCGTCCCATACCGTACCCCCAAGCCTATATGGGGACAGCCCAGTCATTAAAAGGCCCTGGCCGCCTTCCTTAACAGACATGGATAAACCCTGTCTCAGCAAAGAGCTTCTAAATATATCAAATCATTACTGAAAAAGAAACCCCCCATGAAAAATTTATCAATGGTTATTTTGGCGTATATATACTTGACGAAGGAGTGGGGCGTCGTGGTAGGATTGGGGGCGCGAGATGATTAGAAGGACACCTGTCCGCGCTCTTAGGTTTTTGAGTCGAGGAGAACACAAACTGATGGTGATGTTGCGTGCCTATTGTGATGCCAGCGGAAAATCCGACAATCCCAATGATGTAATGGTTACTATTGGCGGCGTCGTTTCTTCTTTGGAGCAATGGGAGCAATTTGAACCTGAATGGTCAGCTATGCTTGACAGTTTCGATGTTACAGAACTTCACATGAAGTATTTGGCCCATTGCAGGGGGGAATATGAAGGATGGGACGAAAGCAAAAGGCGGAGCTTTTTGGGACATGCTATCAAGATAATGGACAGACATTGTGAAGGCTATATGGGAGCCACAATGCCGATAGAGGTTTTTGATAGCCTTAAGGCTGAACACAAGGAAAAATTGGTTGACCCATATTTCCCTTGCTTCTTTGCAAACATCGGCGGTCTGATGATTTGCGCCGACCATCTGGGACCCGAAGAAAAGGTGGAAATGACCGTCGAGGGCGAACCTGGTTTTATGGGCAAAGCAACGGAATTTTGGGAGCGAGCCAGAAATGAAGGCCCACCTGGATTTAGGGAAAGACTTGGAACATTGACCGTGGGCGCATCTTCTAGAGAGGTTCTCCCTCTCCAGGTAGCGGATTTGGTGGCTTACGAAGTGAACAAATATCTCTCTTCTGAATATATGTACCGACAACATGGCAAAGCCCTACCAACAAAATGGCCCAGGTGGACATTTAAACAAATTAAAAAAGAGATGGATGGGCAAAAAAGGATGGTGCTTGTTGAGGTTTTTGACCGCAGAACCGTAAAAAAGTGGTTTGGAATTTAGAAGCTCGTTTCTAATACCCTATACTTTGGGAAAACTTATCAACGGACTAAGCTCTGGTAAGAAAGAGCCTCTGAGCCAATGAGCTTACGAAGCGTATCCCGAAAGAGATATGGATTGTCTCGGTTGTTGAACCGCCATTCAAGCTCATCGAGGTAGGCGTCAAGATGCTTTGCGCTGAGTTTATGGTAGGTGCCCGTTATGGACCGCTTCAAGAGGCTCCAGACGTTTTCGATGGTATTGGTGTGGGCATCTTTCACAACGTATTCACCCTTGCGGTGGGTAACGGTCTTATGCTGAGTGTCATGGTCCCCTATGCCCCTATAAGAAGGCCAGTCGTCGGTGTAGATGGTCTCGGTCTTATCCTCGGTGTGCTTCTTAATGAACTCATGCAGGGTTTTTCTATCGAGTCCATGAACGACCTGGAGGCGAGTCTTACCACCACGCTGGACGACTCCAACAACGATACTTTTATTCCCCCTGTAGCCATGGCCTACACCCTTCTTTTTGCCGCCCACCCACGTTTCGTCAACCTCTACCTTTCCGCTCAATTTCGGCGGATCGGTCTCGGTCATGGCATTACGGATGCGGTGGCAGAGATACCAAGCGGTCTTATACGAGACCCCAATGGTTCGCTTGATTTGATTGGCAGAGACACCCTTTTTGGACTCCAACATCAGATAGATGGTGACGAACCACTTAGAAAGTGGAAGGTGGCTATCGTGGAAGATGGTTCCTGCCGTTACGGTGAACTGGTAGCGAC includes the following:
- a CDS encoding IS1595 family transposase; translation: MLEINLIELIEKYNDEDECRAILEELRWPDGVGCPRCESKSISRIEKYKRFDCNSCRYQFTVTAGTIFHDSHLPLSKWFVTIYLMLESKKGVSANQIKRTIGVSYKTAWYLCHRIRNAMTETDPPKLSGKVEVDETWVGGKKKGVGHGYRGNKSIVVGVVQRGGKTRLQVVHGLDRKTLHEFIKKHTEDKTETIYTDDWPSYRGIGDHDTQHKTVTHRKGEYVVKDAHTNTIENVWSLLKRSITGTYHKLSAKHLDAYLDELEWRFNNRDNPYLFRDTLRKLIGSEALSYQSLVR